Proteins encoded in a region of the Roseateles sp. SL47 genome:
- a CDS encoding CorA family divalent cation transporter has translation MRIFHLSEHIYEELSELPHDLPAQGFLWIGMPRREFELQLPTMQQRLQHWTGAQLLDLHISDLLNQQLPSHFDYTSWYDLMVFRRLAALPGSLPGGPGGGGGGGGNGGAPTADEAPHTVASADRAFKSIDTSPVGFAVFDRVLITVHPGECSLRDYFASKLGAQQEGRDVRGSTRLPTSPAELMLRMVNHMVDSYLDLRRLLTRDLTTLQQLLLDRRSHFRDWNVVLVARDTLSRLEDICEDQRSAVQEWIDALGEWPMRSEQEERERELLRVRSRDVLEHVERVLTHVRRLESSAETSVQMHFSLTGERTNNIMRTLTVLTAIFLPLNLITGVFGMNFDNLPLIHQATGFWIAVALMAGLAVGLGAFFWRKRYLGTSN, from the coding sequence ATGCGCATCTTCCATCTCAGCGAGCACATCTACGAGGAGCTGTCCGAGCTGCCGCATGACCTGCCGGCGCAGGGCTTCCTCTGGATTGGGATGCCGCGCCGGGAGTTTGAGCTCCAGTTGCCCACCATGCAGCAGCGCCTGCAGCACTGGACCGGCGCGCAGCTGCTGGATCTGCACATCTCGGATCTGCTGAACCAGCAGTTGCCGTCCCACTTTGACTACACCAGTTGGTATGACCTGATGGTGTTCCGTCGTCTGGCGGCGCTGCCGGGGTCTTTGCCGGGTGGACCGGGTGGGGGCGGGGGCGGGGGCGGGAATGGTGGCGCGCCGACGGCGGACGAGGCCCCTCACACGGTGGCTTCGGCCGACCGGGCCTTCAAATCGATCGACACCAGCCCGGTGGGCTTTGCGGTGTTTGACCGGGTGCTGATCACGGTGCATCCGGGCGAGTGCTCGCTGCGGGACTATTTTGCGTCGAAGCTGGGCGCGCAGCAGGAAGGGCGGGATGTGCGAGGCAGCACCCGGCTGCCGACGAGTCCGGCGGAACTGATGCTGCGCATGGTGAACCACATGGTGGACAGCTATCTGGACCTGCGCCGGCTGCTGACCCGTGATTTGACGACCCTGCAGCAACTGCTGCTGGACCGCCGCAGTCATTTCCGGGACTGGAATGTGGTGCTGGTGGCGCGGGACACGCTCTCACGTCTGGAAGACATCTGTGAAGACCAGCGCAGTGCGGTGCAGGAATGGATTGATGCGCTGGGAGAGTGGCCGATGCGCAGCGAGCAGGAAGAACGCGAGCGGGAATTGCTGCGCGTGCGCTCGCGGGATGTGCTGGAGCATGTGGAGCGGGTGCTGACGCACGTTCGCCGGCTGGAGAGTTCGGCCGAGACGTCCGTCCAGATGCATTTCTCGCTGACGGGTGAGCGCACCAACAACATCATGCGGACGCTGACGGTGCTGACGGCCATTTTTCTGCCGCTGAACCTGATCACTGGCGTCTTTGGCATGAACTTCGACAACCTGCCCCTGATCCACCAGGCCACGGGCTTCTGGATAGCGGTCGCCCTCATGGCCGGCCTGGCCGTCGGCCTTGGCGCCTTCTTCTGGCGCAAACGCTACCTCGGCACCTCCAACTAA
- the hemB gene encoding porphobilinogen synthase produces the protein MQLPAPYPASRPRRLRRDAFTRALVREHRLHASDFIYPVFVHEGENRVEPISSMPGVSRLSLDRLLPVAEECVKLGIPVLALFPAIEAQFKTPDGIEATNPDGLVPRVVRALKQHFPELGVLTDVALDPYTSHGQDGVVDEQGYILNDRTVDLLTQQALVQAQAGVDIVAPSDMMDGRIGAIRNALEGDLHIHTRIMAYSAKYASAFYGPFRDAVGSRSNLGKADKKTYQMDPGNSDEALREVGLDLAEGADMVMVKPGLPYLDIVRRVKDEFRVPTFAYQVSGEYAMIKAAAANGWLDHDAVMLEALLAFKRAGADGILTYFAMDAARLIREA, from the coding sequence ATGCAATTGCCAGCCCCCTACCCCGCCAGTCGCCCGCGCCGTTTGCGTCGGGACGCCTTCACCCGCGCCCTGGTGCGGGAGCACCGCCTGCACGCCAGTGACTTCATCTACCCGGTGTTTGTCCACGAGGGCGAGAACCGGGTGGAGCCGATCAGCTCCATGCCGGGCGTCTCCCGGCTGAGCCTGGACCGTTTGCTGCCGGTGGCCGAGGAATGCGTCAAGCTGGGCATTCCGGTGCTGGCGCTGTTTCCCGCCATCGAGGCGCAGTTCAAGACGCCGGACGGCATCGAAGCCACCAATCCGGACGGGCTGGTCCCCCGGGTGGTGCGCGCGCTCAAGCAGCACTTCCCGGAACTGGGCGTGCTGACCGACGTGGCGCTGGACCCCTACACCAGCCACGGCCAGGACGGTGTGGTGGATGAGCAGGGTTACATCCTGAACGACCGCACGGTGGACCTGCTGACCCAGCAGGCGCTGGTCCAGGCCCAGGCGGGTGTGGACATCGTGGCGCCCAGTGACATGATGGACGGTCGCATTGGCGCCATCCGCAACGCGCTGGAAGGCGACCTGCATATCCACACGCGCATCATGGCCTACAGCGCCAAGTACGCCAGCGCCTTCTACGGGCCGTTCCGTGATGCCGTTGGTTCACGGTCCAACCTGGGCAAGGCGGACAAGAAGACCTACCAGATGGACCCGGGCAACAGTGACGAAGCGCTGCGCGAAGTCGGCCTGGATCTGGCGGAAGGCGCGGACATGGTCATGGTCAAGCCGGGCCTGCCGTATCTGGACATCGTGCGCCGTGTCAAGGATGAATTCCGCGTGCCTACCTTTGCCTATCAGGTCAGTGGTGAGTACGCCATGATCAAGGCGGCTGCGGCCAACGGCTGGCTGGACCATGATGCGGTGATGCTGGAAGCGCTGCTGGCCTTCAAGCGGGCGGGGGCTGACGGCATCCTCACCTACTTCGCCATGGACGCCGCCCGCCTCATTCGGGAAGCGTAA
- a CDS encoding CopD family protein gives MLWIKALHIIFVAAWFAGLFYLPRILVNLAMVPADSHAERERLLLMGRKLYRFSSGLMVLALAFGATLWLYYGIGRGPGNGWMHAKLALVVGAIGYHHVCRAMLRRFEHLANKRTHGFYRVFNEVSVLLFAAIVILVVVKPF, from the coding sequence ATGCTCTGGATCAAAGCGCTGCACATCATCTTCGTGGCCGCCTGGTTTGCCGGCCTCTTCTATCTTCCCCGCATTTTGGTGAACCTGGCCATGGTTCCTGCGGATAGCCATGCGGAACGCGAACGCCTGTTGCTGATGGGCCGCAAGCTCTACCGCTTCAGCAGCGGCCTGATGGTGCTGGCCCTGGCCTTCGGGGCCACGCTCTGGCTGTATTACGGCATCGGGCGCGGCCCTGGCAACGGCTGGATGCATGCCAAGCTGGCCCTGGTGGTGGGGGCCATCGGCTACCACCACGTCTGCCGCGCCATGCTACGTCGTTTTGAACATCTGGCGAACAAGCGCACCCATGGCTTCTATCGGGTGTTCAACGAGGTGTCGGTGCTGCTGTTTGCGGCCATCGTGATCCTCGTGGTGGTCAAGCCGTTCTGA
- a CDS encoding VanZ family protein — MHRRSSATWLALGYLVLVIYASLYPFWPWRLPPSLPWPGIVGLPWPRYWIRFDLWTNVVGYWPLGLLCFAAVLRSGKGLWPALLLVGVGLPLLSFAMETLQYFLPGRVPSLADFLLNSAGAWLGGATAWALHRFGGLERWDGWRERWFVPHSAGALALLAVWPVGLLYPAPVPLGLGQLFPRLRELAEQVLAGTPWELMPDESVIDLPLPPGLEAIAIAMGLLAPCLLALSVARAGWLRRMLLVVGAGCLGLAATAFSTVLNFGPDHAWAWFTTTTWPGLMAGAVLALLAAFLSRRANAAWGLVVLTALIALMSEAPADPYLAESLQAWEQGRFVNLYGLAQWVGWLWPFAALAWLLYGVTQSDSSPSPLRSRLDLPTADVSARDRSHTSAAGENPDPTMAP; from the coding sequence GTGCACCGGCGAAGCTCCGCCACCTGGCTCGCTCTGGGCTATTTGGTGCTGGTGATCTACGCGAGCCTGTATCCGTTCTGGCCCTGGCGCCTCCCCCCCAGCCTGCCCTGGCCCGGCATCGTGGGCCTGCCCTGGCCCCGCTATTGGATCCGGTTTGATCTGTGGACCAATGTGGTGGGGTACTGGCCGCTGGGGCTGTTGTGTTTTGCTGCCGTGCTGCGCAGCGGCAAGGGCCTGTGGCCGGCGCTGCTGCTGGTGGGGGTAGGCTTGCCGCTGCTGTCGTTTGCCATGGAGACGCTGCAGTACTTCCTGCCGGGCCGTGTGCCTTCGCTGGCGGATTTTCTCTTGAACAGCGCAGGCGCCTGGTTGGGCGGGGCCACCGCCTGGGCCTTGCATCGCTTTGGCGGGCTGGAGCGCTGGGACGGTTGGCGGGAACGCTGGTTCGTGCCGCACAGTGCCGGCGCGCTGGCCTTGCTGGCCGTCTGGCCGGTGGGCCTGCTGTATCCGGCGCCCGTGCCGCTGGGCCTGGGACAGTTGTTTCCGCGCCTGAGGGAACTGGCGGAGCAGGTGCTGGCCGGCACCCCCTGGGAACTGATGCCCGACGAATCCGTCATCGACCTGCCGCTGCCGCCGGGGCTGGAAGCCATTGCGATTGCCATGGGCTTGCTGGCGCCCTGCCTGCTGGCCCTGTCCGTGGCCCGTGCGGGCTGGCTGCGGCGGATGCTGCTGGTGGTGGGCGCGGGCTGTCTGGGTCTGGCGGCGACCGCGTTTTCCACCGTCCTGAATTTTGGGCCGGACCATGCCTGGGCCTGGTTCACCACCACCACCTGGCCGGGCTTGATGGCCGGCGCCGTGCTCGCCCTGCTGGCGGCGTTCCTGTCGCGTCGGGCCAATGCCGCCTGGGGGCTGGTGGTGTTGACCGCCCTGATCGCCCTGATGTCGGAGGCCCCCGCCGACCCCTATCTGGCGGAAAGCCTGCAAGCCTGGGAGCAGGGCCGCTTTGTGAATCTGTATGGGCTGGCGCAGTGGGTGGGCTGGTTGTGGCCGTTCGCGGCGCTGGCGTGGCTGCTGTATGGGGTGACGCAGAGCGATTCGTCGCCGTCCCCGCTGCGGTCGCGGTTGGACCTGCCCACGGCGGACGTATCGGCGCGTGACAGATCGCACACTTCAGCGGCTGGTGAAAACCCCGACCCTACAATGGCGCCATGA
- a CDS encoding (2Fe-2S) ferredoxin domain-containing protein gives MSYYQRHIFFCLNQREGENACAQHGAQEAFDHCKKRVKVEGLAGKGGVRVNKAGCLDRCAGGPVAVVYPDAVWYSFVDNTDIDEIVERHLKNGEVVDRLVLPDHVGR, from the coding sequence ATGAGCTATTACCAGCGTCACATCTTCTTCTGCCTGAACCAGCGCGAAGGCGAAAACGCCTGTGCTCAGCACGGCGCGCAGGAGGCGTTTGATCACTGCAAGAAGCGGGTCAAGGTCGAAGGCCTGGCCGGCAAAGGCGGTGTTCGGGTGAACAAGGCCGGGTGTCTGGACCGCTGTGCCGGTGGGCCGGTGGCGGTGGTGTATCCGGACGCGGTCTGGTACAGCTTCGTGGACAACACCGACATCGACGAGATCGTCGAACGCCATCTGAAAAACGGCGAAGTGGTGGACCGTCTGGTTCTTCCGGATCACGTCGGCCGTTGA
- a CDS encoding alpha/beta hydrolase encodes MNAQTQRRQVAGPAGEIECAIDEPVLAEGQSLRGVVVICHPNPTQGGTMDNKVVQTVARGFLQLGYRAVRFNFRGIGQSQGGWDEGRGEVDDALAVVAAFRDASLPLALAGFSFGGFVASQAALRLDTPAERLLLVGPAASRFGVATVPATTVVIHGEQDDVVPLTAVLDWARPQALPVIVVPGVGHFFHGQLPLLKNLVLRSWHPVGTAPV; translated from the coding sequence ATGAATGCACAGACCCAGCGCCGGCAGGTGGCCGGACCGGCCGGCGAGATCGAATGCGCCATTGATGAACCCGTACTGGCCGAGGGCCAGTCGCTGCGCGGCGTGGTGGTGATCTGCCATCCCAACCCGACCCAGGGCGGCACGATGGACAACAAGGTGGTCCAGACGGTGGCGCGCGGGTTCCTGCAGCTGGGCTATCGCGCGGTGCGCTTCAATTTCCGGGGCATCGGGCAGTCGCAAGGCGGCTGGGATGAAGGCCGGGGTGAAGTCGACGACGCGCTGGCCGTGGTGGCGGCCTTCCGCGATGCATCGCTGCCTTTGGCTTTGGCTGGATTTTCTTTCGGGGGCTTTGTGGCGTCCCAGGCGGCTTTGCGGCTGGACACGCCAGCGGAGCGCCTGCTGCTGGTGGGCCCTGCGGCCAGCCGGTTCGGCGTGGCCACCGTTCCCGCCACCACCGTGGTGATCCACGGCGAACAAGACGATGTCGTGCCGCTCACTGCGGTGCTGGACTGGGCGCGCCCACAGGCGTTGCCGGTGATCGTGGTGCCCGGCGTCGGGCATTTCTTCCATGGGCAGTTGCCGCTGCTCAAGAACCTGGTGCTGCGCAGCTGGCATCCCGTCGGGACTGCACCCGTCTGA
- a CDS encoding D-alanyl-D-alanine carboxypeptidase family protein codes for MKRFLAPLMALATGLLTAVAASAQVQPPEIAARNYVLIDLTTHQTLAERDADAPQDPASLTKLMTAYVVFDALKAKRLTLDQTLPISKRAWEERKGDPSLMFIDTTMTPKVDELLRGMIIQSGNDASVALAEGVAGSVEQFVALMNRQAQAWGLKNTSFKNVTGITEAGHKTSARDIAVVFAHVIQDFPQYYADYYSKKEYTFNKIRQYNRNLLLTRDPTVDGGKTGFTDAAGYCLAASAQRDVPNGKRRLLSVVMGTASKEARATESQKLLNWGYAAFDAVRLFDANQAITTAQVWKGTSSEAKLGAAGAVYVAVPRGEGGKLKTEVQRTDPLVAPLTAGQRVGTLKVTTSGGATVAEVPLVVQQEVPLAGIFGRAWDAIRLWIK; via the coding sequence ATGAAACGATTCCTTGCCCCCTTGATGGCATTGGCCACGGGCCTGTTGACCGCCGTGGCCGCCTCTGCACAGGTGCAGCCGCCTGAGATTGCGGCGCGCAACTATGTGCTGATCGACCTGACGACGCATCAGACGCTGGCCGAGCGCGATGCCGATGCCCCGCAGGATCCGGCGTCGCTGACCAAGCTGATGACCGCCTATGTGGTGTTTGACGCGCTGAAGGCGAAGCGGCTGACGCTGGATCAGACCTTGCCGATTTCGAAGCGGGCGTGGGAGGAGCGCAAGGGCGATCCGTCGCTGATGTTCATCGATACAACGATGACACCGAAGGTGGACGAACTGCTGCGCGGGATGATCATCCAGTCCGGTAATGACGCGTCGGTGGCCCTGGCGGAAGGCGTGGCCGGGTCGGTGGAGCAGTTCGTGGCGCTGATGAACCGTCAGGCGCAGGCGTGGGGGCTGAAGAACACCAGCTTCAAGAACGTGACCGGCATCACCGAAGCAGGTCACAAGACCAGCGCGCGGGACATCGCGGTGGTCTTCGCCCATGTGATTCAGGACTTTCCGCAGTATTACGCCGACTACTACTCGAAGAAGGAATACACCTTCAACAAGATCCGCCAGTACAACCGGAACCTGCTGCTGACGCGCGATCCGACCGTGGACGGCGGGAAGACGGGTTTTACCGATGCCGCCGGTTATTGCCTGGCCGCGAGCGCGCAGCGCGATGTGCCCAACGGCAAGCGTCGTCTGCTGAGCGTGGTGATGGGCACGGCGTCCAAGGAGGCGCGCGCCACCGAGAGCCAGAAGCTGCTGAACTGGGGTTATGCAGCCTTTGATGCGGTGCGACTGTTTGACGCCAACCAGGCCATCACGACCGCGCAGGTGTGGAAGGGCACCAGCTCGGAAGCCAAGCTGGGTGCCGCAGGTGCGGTGTATGTGGCAGTGCCGCGCGGAGAAGGCGGCAAGCTGAAGACGGAAGTGCAACGGACCGACCCACTGGTGGCCCCGCTGACAGCCGGGCAACGCGTGGGGACCCTGAAGGTGACCACGTCCGGAGGCGCCACGGTGGCGGAAGTGCCGCTGGTGGTGCAGCAGGAAGTGCCGCTGGCAGGGATCTTCGGCCGCGCCTGGGATGCCATTCGCTTGTGGATCAAGTGA
- a CDS encoding aminotransferase class IV — MTTPWTELPCYLNGHLGRLGEARVPVMDRGFLFGDGVYELIPVYGGRLFRVQDHLSRLGRSLKALRIEDPYEREAWIDLFRSLIQHLPDHEDQWIYLQVTRGVAPRDHVMPKDLEPTVLVYSSPQRALTPEQRHQGLSMVTARDFRWQRGDIKSISLLGNVLARQMSADQGADETLLIRDGYLTEASASNVWIVRDGALLGPPPGELLLEGVRVGLLAELCEELGLAYNLCPIAETELATADEILLSSATKEVVAVTRLDHEPVGHGALRGRPGPVYARLYEAYQRAKLLQSV; from the coding sequence ATGACCACGCCTTGGACCGAGCTGCCCTGCTATCTCAATGGCCATCTCGGCCGGCTGGGCGAAGCCCGCGTGCCGGTGATGGACCGGGGATTCCTCTTCGGGGACGGCGTGTATGAGCTGATTCCCGTGTATGGCGGGCGCCTGTTTCGCGTTCAGGACCATCTGAGCCGACTAGGTCGAAGCCTGAAGGCCCTGCGCATCGAGGATCCCTATGAGCGGGAAGCCTGGATCGATCTGTTCCGCAGCCTCATTCAGCATTTGCCCGACCACGAAGATCAGTGGATTTATCTGCAGGTGACACGGGGCGTGGCGCCCCGTGACCATGTGATGCCCAAGGACCTGGAACCCACCGTGCTGGTCTACAGCTCCCCGCAGCGCGCCTTGACGCCCGAGCAGCGCCATCAGGGGCTGTCGATGGTCACGGCACGGGACTTCCGCTGGCAGCGCGGCGACATCAAGAGCATTTCGCTGCTGGGCAATGTGCTGGCCCGCCAGATGTCCGCCGACCAGGGCGCGGATGAGACATTGCTCATTCGCGACGGCTATCTCACTGAGGCGTCCGCCAGCAATGTGTGGATCGTCCGTGACGGCGCCCTGCTGGGGCCGCCGCCGGGGGAGTTGCTGCTGGAGGGAGTGCGGGTGGGGTTGCTGGCCGAGCTGTGCGAGGAACTGGGGCTGGCCTACAACCTCTGCCCGATTGCAGAAACCGAATTGGCCACGGCCGACGAGATCCTGCTGAGTTCGGCCACGAAGGAAGTGGTGGCAGTGACCCGTCTGGACCATGAGCCGGTGGGCCATGGCGCATTACGAGGCCGGCCCGGCCCGGTGTATGCCCGGCTGTACGAGGCCTACCAACGGGCCAAGCTCTTGCAAAGTGTCTGA
- a CDS encoding DUF493 family protein: MTSAFNAPIPPEQSLIEYPSQFPIKVMGAHVEGFAEAIVSIARQFDPSFDASTVEHRPSKGGNYLGVTITVTATSREQLDELYRTLTTHPMVKVVF, encoded by the coding sequence ATGACCAGCGCTTTTAATGCCCCGATCCCGCCCGAACAGTCCCTGATCGAGTATCCGTCCCAGTTCCCCATCAAGGTGATGGGCGCGCATGTGGAAGGCTTTGCCGAGGCCATCGTGTCGATTGCGCGCCAGTTCGATCCCAGCTTCGATGCCTCGACCGTGGAACACCGCCCCAGCAAGGGCGGCAACTACCTCGGTGTGACCATCACCGTGACCGCCACCAGCCGGGAACAACTGGACGAGCTGTATCGCACCCTGACCACGCATCCGATGGTCAAGGTGGTGTTCTGA
- a CDS encoding tetratricopeptide repeat protein, with translation MRQAERQFGELAARGEALGDYNLAMMHLRREAARPDLALAQQLLKRASERGLVRAELALGQFYEEGVLGTRDLVQAQSWYLKAADHGSVDAQVAVGTAFYLGRGAERDMGEAARWYREAAKGGDVGAQYLIGSMYETGLGVDKDLRLASYWYAAAAGNGDVAAKAKVKVLADQLSAEASSI, from the coding sequence ATGCGACAGGCCGAGCGCCAATTCGGCGAACTGGCGGCCCGGGGGGAGGCCTTGGGGGATTACAACCTGGCCATGATGCATCTGCGTCGCGAAGCCGCCCGACCGGACCTGGCCCTCGCGCAGCAATTGCTCAAGCGTGCGTCCGAGCGCGGCCTGGTGCGGGCCGAACTGGCTCTCGGTCAGTTTTATGAAGAAGGTGTGCTGGGCACCCGAGACCTCGTCCAGGCCCAGTCCTGGTACCTCAAGGCGGCCGATCACGGCAGCGTGGACGCTCAGGTGGCGGTGGGGACGGCCTTCTATCTTGGCCGGGGCGCCGAGCGCGACATGGGTGAAGCGGCTCGCTGGTATCGCGAAGCGGCCAAGGGTGGGGATGTGGGCGCTCAGTACCTCATCGGCTCGATGTACGAAACCGGGCTGGGGGTGGACAAGGATCTGCGCCTGGCGAGCTACTGGTACGCAGCGGCGGCGGGCAACGGGGATGTGGCCGCCAAGGCCAAGGTCAAGGTGCTGGCGGATCAACTGTCGGCGGAGGCCTCATCGATCTGA
- the lipB gene encoding lipoyl(octanoyl) transferase LipB, producing the protein MLIKTLGRVDYAATLEAMRAFTDARTPDTPDELWLCEFDPVYTQGLAGQADHVLAPGGIPVIQTNRGGQVTYHGPGQVVAYPLVDLKRLGIYVKEYVFRLETAVIQTLESVGITGHRVAGAPGIYVRLNDPGAHGALSLPADPADPFKGLGKVAALGIKVSRHCTYHGVALNVSMDLKPFDGINPCGYAGLATVDLATLGVFTDWATVARRFGERLQAQLSP; encoded by the coding sequence ATGTTGATCAAGACCCTGGGCCGCGTGGACTATGCGGCCACCCTGGAGGCGATGCGCGCCTTCACCGACGCCCGCACCCCCGACACCCCCGACGAGCTCTGGCTGTGCGAGTTCGATCCGGTCTACACCCAGGGCCTCGCCGGCCAGGCGGACCATGTGCTGGCCCCCGGCGGCATCCCGGTGATCCAGACCAACCGGGGCGGCCAGGTCACGTACCACGGCCCCGGCCAGGTGGTGGCTTATCCGCTGGTGGACCTCAAACGCCTGGGCATTTACGTCAAGGAATATGTGTTCCGGCTGGAGACCGCCGTGATCCAGACCTTGGAATCCGTGGGCATCACCGGGCACCGGGTGGCCGGCGCCCCCGGGATTTATGTGCGGCTGAATGATCCCGGGGCGCATGGCGCACTGTCCTTGCCGGCCGATCCGGCCGACCCCTTCAAGGGGCTGGGCAAGGTGGCTGCCCTGGGGATCAAGGTGAGCCGCCACTGCACGTATCACGGGGTGGCACTCAATGTTTCGATGGACCTGAAGCCCTTTGACGGTATCAACCCGTGCGGTTACGCCGGGCTGGCAACGGTGGACCTCGCTACACTGGGGGTTTTCACGGACTGGGCCACGGTGGCCCGGCGGTTCGGTGAGCGCCTGCAAGCGCAGCTGAGCCCCTGA
- the lipA gene encoding lipoyl synthase, with protein sequence MATENITHEAKSAADYDATAKQKAQAKTARIPIKIVPAEQLKKPDWIRVKAGSPTTRFYEIKQILREHKLHTVCEEASCPNIGECFGKGTATFMIMGDKCTRRCPFCDVGHGRPDPLDVDEPVNLAKTIAALKLNYVVITSVDRDDLRDGGAGHFAECIRQVRALSPRTQIEVLVPDFRGRMDRALDILRAAPPDVMNHNLETAPRLYKEARPGSDYQFSLNLLKRFKEEVPNVPTKSGIMVGLGETDEEILQVMRDMRAHNIDMLTIGQYLAPSGHHLPVRRYVHPDTFKMFEEEAYQMGFTHAAVGAMVRSSYHADQQAHAALEKAEQQAGALIQQGS encoded by the coding sequence ATGGCAACCGAGAACATCACGCACGAAGCAAAAAGCGCGGCCGACTATGACGCGACCGCCAAACAGAAGGCCCAGGCCAAGACGGCGCGGATCCCGATCAAGATCGTGCCCGCCGAACAGCTGAAGAAGCCGGACTGGATCCGGGTGAAGGCGGGGTCGCCGACCACCCGTTTCTACGAGATCAAGCAGATTCTGCGCGAGCACAAGCTGCACACGGTCTGCGAGGAAGCGTCCTGCCCGAATATTGGTGAATGCTTCGGCAAGGGCACCGCCACCTTCATGATCATGGGCGACAAGTGCACCCGCCGTTGCCCGTTCTGCGACGTGGGCCATGGCCGCCCCGACCCGCTGGATGTGGACGAGCCGGTGAACCTGGCCAAGACCATTGCCGCGCTGAAGCTGAACTATGTGGTGATCACCAGCGTGGACCGCGACGACCTGCGCGACGGCGGTGCCGGCCACTTTGCGGAATGCATCCGGCAGGTGCGGGCGCTGAGCCCACGCACGCAGATTGAAGTGCTGGTCCCGGACTTCCGCGGCCGCATGGACCGTGCGCTGGACATCCTGCGCGCGGCTCCGCCAGACGTGATGAACCACAACCTGGAAACTGCGCCCCGCCTCTACAAGGAAGCGCGTCCGGGGTCGGACTATCAGTTCAGCCTGAACCTGCTCAAGCGCTTCAAGGAAGAAGTGCCCAACGTGCCGACCAAGAGCGGCATCATGGTGGGTCTGGGTGAAACGGACGAAGAAATCCTGCAGGTGATGCGGGACATGCGCGCCCACAACATCGACATGCTGACCATCGGCCAATACCTGGCGCCGTCCGGCCACCACCTGCCGGTGCGTCGCTATGTGCACCCGGACACCTTCAAGATGTTCGAGGAAGAAGCCTACCAGATGGGTTTCACCCATGCCGCCGTCGGCGCCATGGTGCGCAGCAGCTACCACGCCGACCAGCAGGCCCATGCCGCGCTGGAAAAGGCGGAGCAGCAGGCCGGTGCTTTGATTCAGCAGGGATCCTGA